In Oreochromis niloticus isolate F11D_XX linkage group LG5, O_niloticus_UMD_NMBU, whole genome shotgun sequence, a single window of DNA contains:
- the LOC100712143 gene encoding metalloproteinase inhibitor 4 isoform X1, with protein sequence MAVSQERSVCLGLWVLILLGAGLEEVVEGCSCHPAHPQQLFCSAEIVIRAKISGEKIVSPSNSSSPYMKMIQYEIKMIKMFKGFDKAKDIQYVYTPVFSSLCGVKLDSNNKAGYLLSGSMWSDGRISIGQCDLVESWDNLSVSQKKNLNYRYQMGCECRINTCYTVPCASTGENECLWTDWLLDNSLNGEQARQYACIRRSDTSCSWYRGGPPSEKDFFDMTDP encoded by the exons ATGGCCGTGTCCCAGGAGCGGAGTGTGTGTCTGGGGCTTTGGGTGCTCATTTTGCTTGGTGCAGGCTTGGAGGAAGTTGTGGAGGGATGCAGCTGCCACCCAGCACACCCACAACAGCTCTTTTGCAGTGCTGAGATTG TGATAAGAGCCAAGATATCTGGAGAGAAGATTGTGTCACCTAGCAACAGCTCCTCACCTTACATGAAGATGATccaatatgaaataaaaatgatcaaG ATGTTCAAAGGCTTTGACAAGGCTAAGGATATCCAGTATGTGTACACTCCAGTTTTCTCATCGCTGTGTGGAGTCAAGCTGGACTCCAACAATAAGGCAGGGTATCTGCTCTCAG GAAGCATGTGGAGTGATGGGAGGATTTCTATTGGCCAGTGTGATCTGGTAGAGTCTTGGGACAACTTATCAGTGTCGCAAAAGAAGAATCTCAACTATAGATACCAGATGGGCTGTGAATGCAGA aTCAACACCTGTTACACAGTGCCGTGTGCATCTACAGGAGAAAACGAGTGCTTGTGGACTGACTGGCTGCTGGATAACAGCCTAAACGGAGAGCAGGCTCGGCAGTACGCTTGCATCCGCCGCTCTGACACAAGCTGTAGCTGGTACCGGGGTGGGCCTCCGTCTGAGAAAGACTTCTTTGACATGACTGACCCTTGA
- the LOC100712143 gene encoding metalloproteinase inhibitor 4 isoform X2, with amino-acid sequence MAVSQERSVCLGLWVLILLGAGLEEVVEGCSCHPAHPQQLFCSAEIVIRAKISGEKIVSPSNSSSPYMKMIQYEIKMIKMFKGFDKAKDIQYVYTPVFSSLCGVKLDSNNKAGYLLSGSMWSDGRISIGQCDLVESWDNLSVSQKKNLNYRYQMGCECRVNQHLLHSAVCIYRRKRVLVD; translated from the exons ATGGCCGTGTCCCAGGAGCGGAGTGTGTGTCTGGGGCTTTGGGTGCTCATTTTGCTTGGTGCAGGCTTGGAGGAAGTTGTGGAGGGATGCAGCTGCCACCCAGCACACCCACAACAGCTCTTTTGCAGTGCTGAGATTG TGATAAGAGCCAAGATATCTGGAGAGAAGATTGTGTCACCTAGCAACAGCTCCTCACCTTACATGAAGATGATccaatatgaaataaaaatgatcaaG ATGTTCAAAGGCTTTGACAAGGCTAAGGATATCCAGTATGTGTACACTCCAGTTTTCTCATCGCTGTGTGGAGTCAAGCTGGACTCCAACAATAAGGCAGGGTATCTGCTCTCAG GAAGCATGTGGAGTGATGGGAGGATTTCTATTGGCCAGTGTGATCTGGTAGAGTCTTGGGACAACTTATCAGTGTCGCAAAAGAAGAATCTCAACTATAGATACCAGATGGGCTGTGAATGCAGAGTGA aTCAACACCTGTTACACAGTGCCGTGTGCATCTACAGGAGAAAACGAGTGCTTGTGGACTGA